One Mobula hypostoma chromosome 12, sMobHyp1.1, whole genome shotgun sequence genomic window, GAGtctactgcatgggcaacagcttgctctccatatcgtactgccttgGCTTGCATACTAGCTTgtatatcacgtagacagcttggACACCACATTCATGGTCAACTCTGATCAATAGAGGGCTTACTACAACAGTCATGTGCAGAACAGTATCTCTGGGTGCACAACATGTTGagccttgaagaggatgggctacagcagcagaagaccatgaacatacactcaatgtatGTATTTTATGCATAGTTGCTCTTTTGCCATAGGGAATGATGTAGTCATTTTGTGGAGAGCGGAGAGCAATGCCTCACAAATGTAATGCATTAATTGATAAAATCATTGCTTTCAGTAGTTGAGGATTACATATTTCTACATGGAGAAATTCCTCATTCATCTTCAATAGATTGTTCACATCCACTTGAAACTGAGTTCAATTATTCACCTGAAAAATGGGACCTTCAAAGGCACACCATAACTTTGGTACCAAAGCCAGAATAGATCTGTGCACAGCTCTTGAGTTGGGTGTGATCTCAATCTCCTGACTCACAGGTCAGTGTGGCACTAAAGAAGTACATATCTCAGACTGCATTCCAGAATTACAGACCCTTTGATTATTatacagtagtctggatgtagggtgtaagttgaatcaagagttaaaattggcatgtcgcaagggtaatgctacagttgttatgggggatttcaacatgcaggtagactggaggaatcaggttggtactggaccccaagaaagggagttgtgGAGttcctccgagatggattcttagaactgcttgtactggagcctaccagagagaacacaattctagatttagtgttgtgtaatgaactggattcgatcagggacctcgaggtaaaggagccattaggaggtattgaccataatatgataagttttaatctacaatttgagagggcgAAGGGAAACTcgaaagtgtcagtattacagttgaacgaagagaactatggtgctatgagggaggagctggccaaggttcaatggaacaataccctagcagggatgacagtggaacagcaatggcaagtgtttctgggaataatgcggaaggtgcaggatcagttcattccaaagaggaagaaagatcctaaggggagtaaggggaggccgtggctgacaagggaagtaatggacagtataaaaataaaagagaagaagtataacatagcaaagacgagtgggaagctggaggtttgggaaacttttaaagagaaacagaaggtaactaaaaaggcaatatgcggagaaaaaatgaggtacgaaggtaaactagccaagaatataaaggaggatagtaaaagcttctttaggtatgtgaaaaggaaaaaaatagttaagaccaaaattgggcccttgaagacagaaacgggtgaatttattatggggaacaaggaaatggcagacgagttgaacaggtactttggatctgtcttcactagggaagacacaaacaatctcccagatataatagtggccaaaggacctagggtaatggatgaactgaaggaaatttatattaggcaggaagtgtgttggatagactgttgggtctgaaggctaataagtccccgggacctgatggtctgcatcccagggtacttaaggaggtggctttagaaatcgtggacgcattggtaatcattttccaatgttctttagattcaggatcagttcctgtggattggagggtggctaatgttgtccttctcttcaagaagggaggaagagagaaaacagggaattatagaccggttagcctttcgtcggtggtgggaaagatgctggagtcaattataaaagcagaaattacaacacatctggatagcagtaacaggatcagtccgagtcaacatggatttacaaaggggaagtCGTGCTTGGCTAATCttctagaattttttgagggtataactaagaaaatggacaagggagagccagtggatgtaatgtacctggactttcagaaagtcttgataaagtcccacttaggagattagtgggcaagattagggcacatggtattgggggcagagtactgacatggattgaaaattggctggctgacagaaaacaaagagtagcgactaacgggtcccttttggaatggtaGGCGGTTTCcaatggggtaccgcagggttcagtgctgggaccactgctgtttacaatatatattaatgatttagatgagggaattaaaagtaacattagcaaatttgctgatgacacaaatatgggtggcagtgtgaaatgtgaggaggatgttatcaGAATGCaggcagatacagtttaatgtggataaatgtgaggttatccactttggtggtaagaacaggaaggcagattattatctaaatggaatcaagttaggaaaaggggaagtacaatgagatctaggtgttcttgaacatcagtcactgaaagcaagtatgcaagtacagcaggcagtgaagaaagctaatggcatgccggccttcataacaaggggaattgagtatgggagcaaagaggtccttctgcagctgtacagggccctggtgagaccacacctggagtattgtgtgctgttttggtctccaaatttgtggaaggacattcttgctattgagggagtgcagcataggttcacaaggttaattcccgggatggcaggactgtcatatgttgaaagattggagcgactgggcttgtatactctggaatttagaaggctgagaggggatcctattgaaacatataagattaagggattggacacgctggaggcaggaagcatgttcccactgatgggtgagtccagaaccagagggcacagtttaagaataagtggtgggccatttagaatggagttgaggaaaaactttttcacccagagagtggtggatatatggaatgctctgccccagaaggctgtggaggccaagtctctggatgctttcaagaaagagatggataaagatagcggaatcaaaggttatgggaataaggcaggaactgggtattgattgtagatggtcagccatgatcacagtgaatggcggtgctggctcgaagggctgaatggcctacttctgcacctattgtctattgtctatacagCAGAACATATACAAACTGTTTGGCCCAATACATGTATGTCAAAAGTAAGCATCATGTAGAAAAGCACCATTCCAAGGAGTCTAATAAATTCCTTTTGGGCTAATCAAGTACAGTTGgtaaaatacaagagaacattaGAAttaaaatacaagagaacattaaaatttatttaaataaaaagtTTACAGTGATCTGATCAGAATCTCTTATTTTACTTTCATCATCATGCCACCAAGAAATGGAACAACTTATTTTTCACGTTCTAAGAAGAAAGGTTAAAGAGGTATTCCTATGAAACATATAACATATAAGGTTCTATGGATAGAATTATATTATCCATTGAAGTTAGGAAAatttgtaaattaaattaaaattaaattggttCACATTACATACTCTTCACAACTAGCTATTAGAACAGCAGAAAGTACATACAGATTTCTGAAAAAGTTAATCTAATTCACTTTACATCAGTTGAATTCCAATACTTATGTTCTGACAACATACACATTATACAAGAACCCCAAGCCACATTGGTGTTGGCAATGGTGGTTTCCATTGCTTAACTGAGAAATTGTGAAGAACAACTATCCTAACGTGATGTACTGTATCAGCTTTAAaataaataggcatccgttagtctcgtgagaccatggatttgcgccttggaaggtttccagggcgcaggcctgggcaaggttgtatggaagaccggcagttgcccgtgctgcaagtctcccctctccatgccaccaatgttgtccaagggaagggcactaaggccgatacagcttggcaccagtgtcgtcgcagatcaatgtgtggttaagtgccttgctcaaggacacaacacactgcctcagctgaggctcaaactagcgaacttcagatcactagcccaacaccttaaccacttggccacgtgccaacactgtCAACACTGTGTTTCAGCTTtacctgtttaaaaaaaagtgaaagaaCCTAGAGTCATAAACACCTAACTTAGGAAGTAGAAAAGAATTTCTAACTGAAAAGAACACTCTATTAGAAGTTCAAAATGGTGTATTCATGGTCACTGAAAATGTTGGTCTTCTGGACATCATTAAACGTGCAAATGGATATTGTTGTAACTGGGTGGAGGGATGCTGTTAGTGGCTGATGTTAGAGAGCCTGGTCTAAGTTCTTCCTTCTGCAAAGTCTGAATTTGCTCCCTCTGTGAAAGTGTACTGTTAGATGGACTGTGTGTACAGGGTAGAAGTTGAATCTGGCTAGTGTCTGTTAACATTTCATATGATGGAGGCAGAGCTGGCTCTTCAGATGCTAGTGGAATCAGAAGGCTGTTAGTTGGCACCATGATCACTGATGTGCAGTTGAGTCCCTCACAATACGGGCTGTACAAAGGGGCTTGTAGGTTATTAGGATCACTAGAAAAGAAAGAACAATAAATTTTCAAGCCAAAAATTGAAATTTCACTTGAAATACATTAATTATACTAGCATGTGTACAATGCTTAGGAACGCATGCAattcttcaaaagacgatgcctcaaaaaggcagcatctatcatcaaggaatcCCTCCACCCAAGGcataccttcttctcattgctaccttcagggaagaggtacaggagcctgaaggcaaacagtcaacattttaggaacagcttcttaccttctaccatcatatttcttgaccatgaaccaatgaacactacttcactatatttgctttctttattgtacaatttattttacatatatatatatatataattttattgtaatttatagtctattttatgtattaaactatactgctgccacaaaacaacaaatttcatgaataacaaatttcccaacatatatcagtgataataaacttgattcggaTTCTGAGGTGCATATATGAGCAGAATGGCGGACTCTTTTCTTAAAAAACAATTGTTTAATTCCTATTTTCAGAACAAATGTCGTAAACTCTTGCCTTTAAAAATTAGTGATATCAATTACTTAAAATGATTAGCTACCCTTCTGTTCTactaaaataaaaatttaaaaaaaaatcaaaattgagGCACTGGGCTACTCAGCATTGAAGCACAATGTGCAATTTCCAGCAAAATGTGAATGTGACTGAGACACGGGTGCAAGGTTTGATCGAAATACGTAAAATGAGCAGGTAGAATGAGCATTTTATCCATTACTATGACATTAGAAAATCTTTTTGGAGCTTGAGACTTTCAATTTTTGTTTACATTTATCATACTTTctctgcaaataataaaaaataatagatTTTCTCTACTTTCTGAagtagctcaaagttcaaagtaaatttattatcaaattatgtttgTGCCACCAtctgctaccctgagattcattttcttgcaggcattcacagtagaacaaagaaatacaatagaatcagtgaaaaactacacacaaacaaagacggacaaacaagtAGTGTGTAAAATAAGCCAaccagtgcaaatacaaaaataaataaataaataaataaacagtagaaAGTAatgctgagagcatgagttgtatagtccttgaaagtgagtccataattcTGTAatagttcagagctgaggtgattAAAGTTATCTATGCTAGTTCAGTAGCCTgctagttgaagggtaataatgtttcctgaacctggtggtacgggACCTAGggctcctatatctccttcccaatggcagcagcgagaagagagcatggcttggatggtggctATTTTATAATTTTAGCATTTATTGGACCTATCATCATTATATTGTAAAATAGCATTTTAGTCGCAACTCCTTTGATGGTGATTTCTATTTATCATTCTTTGGTGTCACTAGCAAGGCCAGCATTATTTTTTGCACAGCTCCAATCATCATCGACAATGTTTGAAAAACAGTGTCTCAAAAATAATGCCTAATCAACTTAATAGAATTTGTTCCTTCTCCGAAACTAGTCTGCTGTTTGTCCTACCTGTGCCTATAGTTGGCTCTCTGTTCCATGGTATTGGGATATGAGGTTGTTCTATTCCATTGCCTGTATCCACTGGATATTTGCCTATTCAGTTTTACAGACCATAGGAAGCCAAAAAGAAGCAGGAATCCTCCAATCAAGCAGAACAGAAAAGACAGTAATCTCAGCAGTGGGCTCAAGGAGGTTTGGTCGATGATAGTCTCCACTTTTTCAGGACATGTTTTGTTATCACTCCACCAGGCAAAACAAACAGCTGCAGACATGAGAAGAACACCTCCTCCAATTGAGAGTCTACTGCGTAGTCGGGTGCACGCCATTTAGTTTGGGTACAAAGTCGGAAGTCCAATTGAAGACATGTGCCGACAAGTCTCTTGTTCAGTTTTTAGAAAAGCCATGGCCCAAACCCTGAAGACATCCTTGCAAACAGAGGAAGTGAAACAGAAATGACATCTCTCTTGACAAAGTGATAACAAATAACACAGCAATAATCAGATTTCATTTTACAAAATGATTAGAAATGATCTtgaagcacaataagataaaaatGAGGAAATATCACTATAGTTCACATTTAACCCAATTCACTGTGGGTACTTGTGACATTTTCATTCCTTATTGAAAATCAGTACCTTAACACACAAGATGTGACTTTTGAAAAACTATGTTTTAGTTGCCCAAAATCAGTATCAGGTAAGCACAGCAAGGATGTACAAATGTTCTATATGTTGAAGAAAGATAATATATCTTACTTAGAAGATAAAATGAAAGTTCTTCTGCAGTAACTACACCCCCATGACTACTTGAAACTGAGCTGACATTGCCCAAGATTTGACAGTCAGCGATGGGGCAGCTGCTCTTAATATATGTAAATGACTTGAGCTTGGATAAAGGCCGCAACATCAAAATCTGCATATGACAAAACAATTGGCAGCAAGATTAACTGTGAAGACATTCATGTGGCTTCAGGAGTATATGGGAAAATAGGGGCATGAGGGACAAGACCATTCTACCTTGAACCTGACTCTAAATTGAGATAGATTACAATCTATTCCTCAAGTTAATCTACTCACTTTTTCTAGAAATTTCTGAATAACTTTACCTCTCAAAATCTATCAGCTGCATCCTAGAGTGCACATGGAGAGGACATGGGGATGTCTACGACCAGGCGACAGAGCCTCaaagtgtccttttagaatagagatgaggaagaatatctttagccaggggctggtgaatctttggaattcattgccacagaaagcagtggaggctaagtcattatgtatatttaaagtggaggttgataggttcttgattagtgtcgAGGTTATGGGAGGGAACTtttggcaggaaaatggggtcgaAAGGGATAATAcgtcagccttgatggaatggcagagcagactagattggccaagtggcttaattctgcttctatgccttacGGTTTCATGGTCTTGATGGTTCCAGTTCCTCTTGTACCACATTTTAGAGGATGGAGGGGCAGAGAGTTCTTGATATTTGTCAAAAGATTTTTTCAGAAATTACTCCTAACAGCCTAGCCCTTCCTTTCAGATTATAACTATAATATTTTAGAATGTGACACTAGCTGCAAGCTTAAATATTACTTTAAGGTTGATGGATTGTTATCACCTTAAGGAGTATGGTACATGATTAATCACTGCATCACCATTGTACTATGCTTTCACTGTTGCCATAGCTACAAATCAAAGCTGTGGTAATACTCTCAGCGTGGTAATGAAGAACATGGAGGAAGGCATTCCCATGAATTGTATATTTTTCATATTTGTATATTTTGTAAGTTCACCTGAATTGCTGTGGTTTCAAAACCAAAGAAATCTTCAGTATGTGGGACTTACGATGTTCtcgaaccagagaggataacttcattcaaattcactcaccccatcactgaactgttcccacaacctatggactctctttcaaggactcttcatctcatattccaggtatttattgtttgtttatttatttatttatgtatctaCCTATTTagctattttgtttatttattctttttgtggTTGCAcagctgttgtcttttgcacattagttgtttgttctGCCgagtgtggcctttcattgattccattgtcttTCTCGTATTTAATGTGagtacttgcaagaaaatgagtctcaggattATATACAGCGATATagcatgcactttgataataactttactctGAAACTTGAACCTTTGCTATTTTAATGTTCCCTTTGTAAAAACTGTGAAATGTTACTACTGATGAGGTGGATTCTGTTAATCCTACTGACATAAAAGGAGCATTTGTTGAGAGTGCACATATAAAACACCATACTCGCCATTGTGGAAATATTGACATTCCTCGACGAATATTTCTAGGAAGCAGGAAACTGTCAATGGTAACAATCTCATTGAGAGTAAGAATGGATAGTTGGAGCTGGGGAAGGGGAGATTCTGGCACTAGTGTGTAAACATGGGATTGATTAAGATTCTAACAAATATTTAGGACAAGAGGAAATGTTTTAATGGAAAAATTCAATATGAAATTGGGAAGAAGAAATGAGTGAAAATTGTAAAGATTATGAAAcaattacaaatgtttgtatataaGACATAGAAGAATTCTTGAGGTAAATGGCACGGCCTTGCCCAAAGTCATTGTTAAGAGCATGTTATCAGTGTAAACTAGAGCTATATTGTTATATTAAATATGGGACAGTTTCCTTTTGTGTAAAACACAATGGCAAAAGGAAATTGAATGTGAAAGCTGGTGCCATACAGGATTTACACGCATCTTTTACTTTTCATTTCAGCTGTAGATTTTTCCACAGCACCTGGGCATTAATCATAGCAAAAGAAGCTCTCATGTCCTAATACAGGAGATATGGGATATTTTAAATATCATCCCTCTAAAGTTGTACTGAAAATTCAGTAATTGAAAATTCAAGATTTCCTTGATGAAGTTAACCACTAGGAAGTAATGCAAGTTAAAATGCAAGTAGttccttttgaattttgaatggaGGCTTCATTCTGGTGGCCGCATCGTGTTGCATTTATGTGTGACGTATCGTGAAGTTAGAGGATATCCTATAAATTTGCACCTACTTGCTTATTTAAATAAGAATCTCAGCCATTCTTTTGTACACAAGCATGAGTGGAAGATCAGACAAGGATCCCAAGGTCATTGGCATTCTTTCAAGATAGTTATGTAACAAAAATGGCAAGAATTCCAAAACAAAGTTCCACTTGAATTTTTAGTTCCTGAAATTTGTAGTGCAAAACATGTCAGGAAAACGAATGGAGGCAAAAATTATAATTGCTCCCAGCCTGATCTTCATACAGTACTATTATTATTTGACATAGTGAGTCCAATCCTTTCCCCAggaaagatgatgatgatgatgacgacgacgactcaggcctgagagaccagcatcgggcattttcatgcctcacAAAGCGCGGAtcggaaggctgtgtggggcaccactgctcgcactgacatttcacagtatttttctttattttatgaggtcaagttgcgagctcaacactcaacctggcacgactggattcgaacccgggaacttccgttccggagtccggtgctgatgtcactgcgccaccaccCAGGAAAGGGGAGctgaaaacaagagggcataggtttagggaGATAAAGGTTTTTGAAAAATGGGATTCAAGGTGAATTGCAGGTTTGGActcggaactggcttgcccatagaagacggATAGCAGGGGTAGAAGGAGGTTATTCTGGCTTTATGTCCATCACTGCAAGGATTGGTGCAGGGGCTTctgtttaagttcaagttcaagatgaagtttgtcattcaaccatatacgtgtataccaccaaatgaaacaatgttcctccagaccaaagtgcacaacacaggCCATATAAGTTGTATACAACTCATAAAGTAATATTTCCACCACTAAATTAACAGatattaaaatatat contains:
- the LOC134355225 gene encoding transmembrane protein 61-like — translated: MACTRLRSRLSIGGGVLLMSAAVCFAWWSDNKTCPEKVETIIDQTSLSPLLRLLSFLFCLIGGFLLLFGFLWSVKLNRQISSGYRQWNRTTSYPNTMEQRANYRHSDPNNLQAPLYSPYCEGLNCTSVIMVPTNSLLIPLASEEPALPPSYEMLTDTSQIQLLPCTHSPSNSTLSQREQIQTLQKEELRPGSLTSATNSIPPPSYNNIHLHV